The genomic interval AGCATCGCTCGAAAAGTCCTCCATTTCATGGCCGTACATGTAAGCATCAACCCTCCCAGGAACAGCACCGTGCTCAAACATTGGCAAAATATCAGGACTACCCCAGCTCCAAGTATGTCTGCTGCGGTTGAACACGCTGTCAAAGTTGACCGGGTTCATCTTCCAGCCGGTGGTGACAGCCGAGACATCTTCGTAGAGACCTGCAATAAGCGCAACATGGCCTGGTCTGGATTCGGTGGGAACGCGTGTGTGGGAAACACCAAACGTGCCTTTCTCGAGGATCTTGGATCGCAGAAAAGGGGCCAAGGGTCTTGGCACAAGGTCGTTGTCGGATTTCGGGTAGGGCTCGGGGTGGGACTGAAATGCTTTGTCGGCGCGCAATCCGTCTCCTAGAAAGTACACATTGTGTAAGTTGAGAGACTTGACAAGAAAAGGGGCCAGTCGAGTGTACGTACCCACAAACAAAACTAGACGATCCGCAGGCGCTCGCTGTGATGGTGGCCTTTCGACTTCGAACAGGCGCATTCCCGAGACGATGGGACTGACGAAGTAAATGTCGAAAATAGAGTAAATGTAGGCAAGGTGAAAAATGACGGCAATTGCTAAAAACCGAAACCGTGGAAACGAAGCCATACTGGTACACGGTGGTGGCCGGGTGCGCCGACCTCGAAAGATGCAAGCTCTGGTAAATTGTTGCAACGAGAGTCGcgaagcaaaagaaggatTAGATCAAAGTGGGCAAAACGATTGAGTACTGGCGCAACATggcgcaacaacaacaacaacaccaacaacaacagtcaAAACAGGCGCGATGGAATatgttggagggggaaaaaTGGGTTCACGGGGGAGGACACTCAACGGTGAACCGTGATGGCTGAAGTCCCCAGGATCAGGTAAGCTTTTGGATGCCGACTGGTGGGTACACCAAACGTTTTCTCGCGCCTCGTTGCATCGGCCCGGCTGTCATCTGGACAGGGGTCTTTCAGGGGCTGCAGGCCAGCCAACTGTGGGCAGTGGCTTTATAGTGGATAACGTGACTTCGCGGCACCACTTTACGCTTTCCACAGGAGCAAAAGTCGCGACTTGACGCGTTCCCATCCGGCACCTCATTCACTCCCATCCAACTGCCTCCCCCTTGGATTCATCAGTTTGAATGAAAACAATCACACCAGTCAATCATCATGGACACATATCTCAAATATCTGTCTGAGACCGTTCTCGCGGAGGAAAAGGTGGTATGTACAGGGCATTTCCGGGCTGTTATGGCATTTGACACTTGCTAACATGGACAGGTCGATTATGTTCTGTTGAGCCAGACTCTCCAAGTGCCGGTCAACATTGCCAAGCAGTGCGTTTCCCACTCAAGGTTCATTCAGAAAGACTCTACTGATTTGTTGCGACAGGATGCTCTATGAGTTTCACCGGACTCAAAATGCGAAGCGCCCTGGAAGTGTACATGCCACTTATCTCATCTATGGAGTGAAGTACAACACCAATTCTCAGAatggaggagacgaggacATGCCCGATGCGGACTCGGTGACCGACGTTGTTCCTGTCTACCATCTTCACCTGGTCACAGAGGAGAAGCTCAGAGGTGAGTTTCCAAGCTCCAGCCCGGTGTCACATTCAAGGGCATGTGCTTATTGTCTGTAAGATGTTCTGGCGGAATATGAAGAGGTTGCGACAATTCACGTCTACAGCGTCTCTCCACAACCCGTCAAGGTTTGTTGCTGATTCATCGATGCTCCGAACCACGACCAAGCTGACACTCTTCTCAGGACATGGCCTTGCTGGCAGATCTCGCGCAAGAGGTCCGCAAAAGTGACAAACAGGTCCCAGTCAGCATAACCAACCCCAATGTGCGCACTCGGGAGCGGAAGGGCCTTGGTCCCAAAGCCGCCACTGCTGCCACGGCTGCTGTCAAGCAACAACCAAAAGCCACTTCAACGGTCAAGGAGGAACCCAAGGTCGCTGTGGAAACCAAGCCAGCTGagcaaaccaaaccaactgTAAAGACCGAGAAACCTGCAAAGGCCGCAACTTCAGCCCCGGCCAAGAAGCCTGCACCTGCCAGGAGCTCTGATATCATGGCTGCCTTTTCCAAGGCGGCAGCACTGcccaagaaagaaaaatcaTCAAAGCCGGCGTCACCAGCTGTCACGGAGACGAACACGCCGGCACTGTCtgacgaagatgacgacgaagaggagaTGCCCCAGCCAAAGGCTCGTCCCAAGCCCGGATCCAAGACCAAGAaacagagggaggaggatttgcgGCGCATGATGGAAGAGGACGATAGCGAGGAGGCGCCGGCTTCAGAGAGAGCTGAGTCTCCCGAAGAGCCTGAGCCTGAGCCGATGGaagcagaggaagaggcgcCAGAACCtgtcgaggaagagaaggaggttgttgaaacAACGAGCAACGGGCGCCGGCGTGGAAAGAGAAGAGTGATGCGGAAGAAGCAGATTATGGATGAGCAAGGATACCTTGGTAAGTTCCTACGATTAGTTCTCAACTATCACGAGACTAACATTCTGCCCAGTTACCATCCAAGAACCTGGGTGGGAGTCTTTCTCGGAAGATgaagctcctccgccgcccaaaGTCGTCAAGACCACCAGctctgcttcttcaacccaGGGTTCCAAGGCAAAGAAGCCGGCGGCCAAAGGTCAAGGCAGCATTatgtctttcttttccaaGAAGGCTTGAATGTGTTTCTAGTAGATGTAACCACGCTTGTCTTAAAAGACGGCCAAATGATTTAATATTCATGAGCATGAACCATACATATTGACACATGAGATCTCATGTTCAGATGTCGGAAGTGAAGGCGGCATGGGTTCCTGGCTCCGACGACGGTCAGGGGCTCTTCCCCGCATTTGCCAGGATTCCTAGCTCGCCAAGCCTAGGGCTGCAGGAGAGCTTCCAAGGCTGTTTGTTATCTTATCCGGTGTCAGCACAACGTTAACTTCCCCCAAGGAATGGTCTCCAAGTCTTGTGCCCGCTGCTCAATTGACACTTTGACAACAACCCTCCGAGTAATTTCCATATCGGACGTCATATTTTTGCCTTCTCGTTCTTATAAAAGCATGTGGAGTGTGTTATGATGCGTTGCGATTATCCCTGAGCCAGCCCGTCATCGGTTTCACCCCACCATAAACCCTGATTGTTCACAGAAGCGCAAGAGTGCGCGCGGCAACGATGGCTCAACTTCGATGGAGCTCTCTcttgctgccgttgctggcATTGGTCTATACGCCAGCATCGGCAACAGTTGGAGATTACACGAACCAAGAGCCGCTGACGCACAAGTTTGACAAGTCGGCTTGTCCAGACTACGCCCACTACGCTACCTATCCCCAGTAAGGCAATTTCTCAGCAGCTCCATGATTGCTTGGACACAGGTAGAAACTAAGCATTCCCACCACAGCGGACCATACTCCAAAGGACCCCTCGAACTCCCCTTCCAAAGACCCGACCCACGATGCCGAACATTCCAGTCCGACGCAATCGAAAAGGTCATCAAGGACGTCACTTCTCGGATGAAAGACCCAGACCTTGCGCGCCTGTTTGAGAACGCTTTCCCTTCCACGACAGACACGACGGTCAGGTTCCATACAAACGGAAAAGAcgaaaagatcaagaagaagctccaggagagagaaaaggggaacAGCTTCCgggaggatggcgagtgGGAAGGGCCGCAGTCGTTCATCATCACGGGGGATATCATTGCTGAGTGGTTGCGGGATAGCACCAACCAGCTTAAGCCGTATCAACCCCTTGCGCTGAAGGATCCGGCGATCTACACTCTGATTCTGGGGGCGATCAACACCCAGAGCGAATACGTCATCCAGAGCCCTTACTGCAACGCGTTTCAACCACCGCCTATTTCGGGACTGCCGGTGAGCATGAACGGCCAGGACGACACGGTTCACCCGGTATATGAACCGAACGTTGTGTTTGAGTGCAAATACGAGCTTGACTCTGTCGCGCACTTTTTGGCGTTGGGCAATGAGTTTCATAAGCAGACGAATAGCAAGGAGTTCATCAACCCCCGCTGGCGGAAGGCTGTGAGGAACGTTctgagggtgttggagtcGCAGAGCCAGCCGACGTTCGATTCCGCCACGGGGGGGTACAGGTTGAACGAGTATACTTTCCAACGGAGGACCAATACCGGGACGGAGACGCTTAATCTTCAGGGTGTGGGGAATCCGCTGAACAATGGGACTGGGCTGGTAAGGTCTGCGTTCCGGCCCAGTGACGATGCGACGATTTTTGGGTTTTTCATCCCCGCTAATGCGCAGATGAGTGTTGAGCTCGGGCGGGCCGCGGCTGTGCTGAGGAAgacgggggatgggggtgataGGCTGCTtgcggaggagatggaggggtacagcaagaggatgagggaggggatttggGAGCATGGGGTTGTTACGCATAGGAAGTATGGCAGGGTTTTTGCCTATGAGGTTGACGGGTTTGGGAGtgcgttgatgatggatgatgcgAATTACCCGTCGCTTTTAGCGCTGCCGTTGatggggtttgttggggtggaggatgaggt from Podospora pseudoanserina strain CBS 124.78 chromosome 6, whole genome shotgun sequence carries:
- a CDS encoding hypothetical protein (EggNog:ENOG503Q3KF; COG:S), producing the protein MDTYLKYLSETVLAEEKVVDYVLLSQTLQVPVNIAKQMLYEFHRTQNAKRPGSVHATYLIYGVKYNTNSQNGGDEDMPDADSVTDVVPVYHLHLVTEEKLRDVLAEYEEVATIHVYSVSPQPVKDMALLADLAQEVRKSDKQVPVSITNPNVRTRERKGLGPKAATAATAAVKQQPKATSTVKEEPKVAVETKPAEQTKPTVKTEKPAKAATSAPAKKPAPARSSDIMAAFSKAAALPKKEKSSKPASPAVTETNTPALSDEDDDEEEMPQPKARPKPGSKTKKQREEDLRRMMEEDDSEEAPASERAESPEEPEPEPMEAEEEAPEPVEEEKEVVETTSNGRRRGKRRVMRKKQIMDEQGYLVTIQEPGWESFSEDEAPPPPKVVKTTSSASSTQGSKAKKPAAKGQGSIMSFFSKKA
- a CDS encoding hypothetical protein (EggNog:ENOG503NWZ6; COG:O; CAZy:GH125); translation: MAQLRWSSLLLPLLALVYTPASATVGDYTNQEPLTHKFDKSACPDYAHYATYPHGPYSKGPLELPFQRPDPRCRTFQSDAIEKVIKDVTSRMKDPDLARLFENAFPSTTDTTVRFHTNGKDEKIKKKLQEREKGNSFREDGEWEGPQSFIITGDIIAEWLRDSTNQLKPYQPLALKDPAIYTLILGAINTQSEYVIQSPYCNAFQPPPISGLPVSMNGQDDTVHPVYEPNVVFECKYELDSVAHFLALGNEFHKQTNSKEFINPRWRKAVRNVLRVLESQSQPTFDSATGGYRLNEYTFQRRTNTGTETLNLQGVGNPLNNGTGLVRSAFRPSDDATIFGFFIPANAQMSVELGRAAAVLRKTGDGGDRLLAEEMEGYSKRMREGIWEHGVVTHRKYGRVFAYEVDGFGSALMMDDANYPSLLALPLMGFVGVEDEVYQNTRRMLLEKEGNPYYLKGRDFRGIGGPHIGLQNAWPMSLLVQARTSGDDEEIRECLGLVLRGSRLGLVHESVDVNWVTSYTRSWFAWANGVFAETVLDLARRKPELIFEDGRPYEIS